Proteins encoded in a region of the Paenibacillus pedocola genome:
- a CDS encoding cache domain-containing sensor histidine kinase, with amino-acid sequence MVSYILRIPRRLWLFLANLPMERKLIVVFVFLLSLPITYVSYLSSRSTYNSVLQSRTKSAGQMAGSASDTIDRYVADLKRNTALPLYNTDVQFYLEQQYADWDKNTSMSMFLSYLNHTKDEIIAVYLVDKYGSVFYDRAPGINELFPAERMNEWQTLTKGAGVAPVVQGRHTIRVNAGGHREVFSVLRTITSVSTLKPIGMLVFDIDISLFKGIADPVNTVTQGNTLIVDDQGQLIYGSLNTDSQSRVLQQHDIPLLLQNTAQPEGHFQIHLEGRDYLAVYTVSPKTGWTTMVTIPLEKILTPVQKTRNTLILTTLAIVAFALVVATFISYALTKPLKSMVRLMKQVQHGNLDVWLSPKYNDEIGMLGSHFNRMIIRVKDLLQEVSLTEKRKQKADMRALQNQINPHFIYNTLESIRMLAESSDDPRVARLTYLLGLQMRYGIVRSDEMVTIRHELDHVRNYLHLLQIRFPDKFSLNIEVPEEFLPLPVIKLVFQPIVENAVFHGLEPKEGPGSIHITAWTEDGKKVFCVEDDGVGMDESTLRLLNNNLMNGADGEMFGIGLRNVNERIRLHYGSAFGLRVYSEPGRGTRVILRIDDLSDARVEE; translated from the coding sequence GTGGTATCATACATCCTGAGAATCCCGCGCAGACTATGGCTGTTTCTCGCCAACCTGCCGATGGAGCGCAAGCTGATTGTCGTATTCGTCTTTCTTCTTTCTCTGCCGATTACTTATGTCAGCTACCTTTCCTCCCGCTCCACCTATAATTCGGTGCTGCAGAGCAGAACGAAGAGTGCCGGGCAGATGGCGGGCAGCGCTTCGGATACCATAGACAGGTATGTTGCTGATTTAAAAAGAAATACAGCGCTGCCGCTGTATAATACGGATGTTCAATTTTATCTGGAGCAGCAGTATGCCGACTGGGATAAGAACACCAGCATGTCGATGTTCCTAAGCTATTTGAACCATACGAAAGACGAGATCATTGCCGTATACTTAGTGGACAAATACGGTTCTGTCTTCTACGACAGAGCTCCCGGCATTAATGAACTGTTCCCCGCAGAGCGGATGAACGAGTGGCAGACCCTTACCAAGGGAGCCGGGGTAGCGCCTGTTGTCCAGGGACGGCATACGATCCGGGTGAACGCCGGCGGTCACCGCGAAGTCTTCAGTGTCCTGCGGACGATCACCTCGGTCAGCACGCTGAAGCCGATCGGTATGCTGGTCTTTGATATCGACATCAGCCTGTTCAAAGGCATTGCCGACCCGGTCAATACCGTCACCCAGGGCAATACCCTGATTGTGGACGATCAAGGACAGCTTATCTATGGCAGTTTAAATACAGATTCTCAGAGCCGTGTTCTGCAGCAGCATGATATCCCCCTGCTGCTGCAGAATACGGCTCAGCCGGAGGGGCATTTCCAGATTCACCTGGAGGGCCGGGATTATCTGGCAGTCTATACCGTGTCACCGAAAACCGGGTGGACGACCATGGTTACAATTCCGCTGGAAAAGATCCTTACCCCGGTGCAGAAGACCCGAAATACGCTGATATTGACGACTTTGGCGATTGTAGCCTTTGCTTTGGTTGTGGCGACGTTCATTTCCTATGCACTGACCAAACCGCTGAAATCGATGGTCCGCCTGATGAAGCAGGTGCAGCATGGCAATCTGGATGTCTGGCTTTCGCCCAAATATAACGATGAAATCGGAATGCTCGGCAGCCACTTCAACCGGATGATCATCCGGGTCAAGGATCTGCTCCAGGAAGTATCGCTTACGGAGAAACGCAAGCAAAAGGCCGATATGCGTGCTCTACAGAATCAGATCAACCCGCATTTTATTTACAACACGCTGGAATCCATCCGCATGCTGGCAGAGAGCAGTGACGATCCGCGTGTGGCCAGGCTGACTTATCTGCTCGGCCTGCAAATGCGTTACGGGATTGTCCGCAGCGATGAAATGGTAACAATCCGGCATGAGCTGGATCATGTGCGCAATTATCTGCATCTGCTGCAAATCCGCTTCCCGGATAAATTCAGCCTGAACATTGAAGTGCCGGAGGAATTCCTTCCGCTTCCGGTCATTAAGCTGGTCTTCCAGCCGATTGTCGAGAACGCCGTGTTTCACGGCCTGGAGCCTAAAGAGGGTCCGGGTTCAATCCATATTACCGCTTGGACTGAGGATGGCAAAAAAGTATTTTGCGTTGAGGATGATGGTGTAGGCATGGACGAGAGTACCCTGCGGCTGCTGAACAATAATCTGATGAACGGGGCCGACGGTGAAATGTTCGGCATCGGCCTGCGCAATGTAAATGAGCGGATCCGCCTGCATTACGGCAGCGCTTTCGGGCTGCGTGTATACAGCGAGCCTGGCCGGGGCACCCGCGTTATTCTAAGAATTGACGACCTCTCGGACGCCCGCGTTGAGGAATAA
- a CDS encoding carbohydrate ABC transporter permease translates to MAHTKFRFVDFFKYFTLLIGVFVVLFPPYVVIVNAFKSTDEFNSSSSMALPKSFLNFDNFTAVFQRGGLLSGFGNVLVIIIITLTLNILFGTMVAYVLGRFSFKLKPVVFGAYLVATIIPSITTQVATFGIIKSMGLYNTLGAPIVLYIGADVIQIILYLQFIRNIPFDLDESAMVEGASLFKIYRSIIFPLLTPATATLVILKTISIYNDMYIPYLYMPKQSLGVVTTILMRFQGVNSGEWNLICAAILLILLPTVILYFFLQRYIFEGVTSGAVK, encoded by the coding sequence ATGGCACATACCAAATTTCGTTTCGTAGATTTCTTCAAATACTTCACGCTGCTGATCGGGGTATTTGTCGTCCTTTTCCCTCCTTATGTGGTCATCGTTAATGCCTTTAAATCTACCGACGAGTTCAACTCCAGCAGTTCAATGGCTCTGCCCAAAAGCTTCCTGAACTTCGACAACTTTACCGCCGTCTTCCAGCGCGGAGGTCTCCTCAGCGGGTTCGGCAATGTCCTGGTCATCATTATAATTACATTGACCCTGAACATTCTGTTTGGCACAATGGTGGCATACGTGCTGGGCCGCTTCTCTTTTAAGCTGAAGCCGGTTGTATTCGGAGCTTATCTGGTAGCCACTATCATTCCGAGCATTACCACACAGGTCGCCACCTTCGGCATTATCAAAAGCATGGGCCTCTACAACACGCTCGGCGCTCCTATCGTGCTCTACATCGGCGCAGACGTTATCCAGATCATTCTGTACCTGCAGTTTATCCGCAACATTCCCTTTGACCTCGATGAGAGTGCCATGGTGGAAGGTGCATCCCTGTTTAAAATCTACCGTTCGATCATCTTCCCGCTTTTAACTCCGGCAACAGCTACGCTGGTGATTCTGAAGACGATCAGCATCTACAATGACATGTACATCCCTTACCTTTATATGCCCAAACAAAGCCTTGGCGTGGTCACCACCATTCTCATGCGCTTCCAGGGAGTCAATTCGGGCGAATGGAACCTGATCTGTGCCGCAATTCTGCTGATTCTGCTGCCGACAGTCATCCTGTACTTTTTCCTGCAGCGTTATATCTTTGAGGGGGTAACCAGCGGGGCCGTGAAATAG